A single window of Candidatus Omnitrophota bacterium DNA harbors:
- the larB gene encoding nickel pincer cofactor biosynthesis protein LarB, whose protein sequence is MDYSRRSIKKVLSHLKDGRISQGAAFKKFEHFPFHDMGFAKIDFHRAIRKGFPEVIFAPGKKDRDIAEIAKRIIASGNTLLITKASPELYGYLRISIPVLKFNEDARMIYFAKKKPRLKKSEVLIVTAGTSDIPVAEEAALTLELLGNRVGRLYDVGVAGIHRVVGNIPLLKKAKVIIVVAGMEGALASIVGGLVACPVIAVPTSVGYGASFGGLSPLLTMLNSCAPGVCVMNIDNGFGAGYFAGLINK, encoded by the coding sequence ATGGATTATTCCAGGCGTTCGATAAAAAAAGTACTCTCTCATCTTAAGGACGGCAGGATCTCCCAGGGGGCGGCTTTCAAGAAGTTCGAGCATTTTCCTTTCCACGACATGGGTTTTGCCAAGATAGATTTCCACCGCGCCATCCGCAAGGGTTTCCCCGAAGTCATATTCGCGCCCGGCAAGAAAGACCGCGATATCGCCGAGATAGCGAAGCGCATCATCGCCAGCGGGAATACGCTCCTTATCACCAAGGCCTCACCGGAATTATACGGGTATCTTCGTATCTCCATACCCGTCCTGAAGTTCAACGAGGACGCGAGGATGATATATTTTGCGAAAAAAAAGCCGCGGCTCAAAAAGAGCGAGGTGCTTATCGTGACCGCCGGCACATCGGATATTCCTGTCGCCGAGGAGGCGGCGTTGACGCTTGAACTCCTCGGGAACCGCGTTGGAAGGCTTTACGATGTCGGGGTCGCGGGCATACACAGGGTGGTCGGCAACATCCCGCTCCTGAAGAAGGCGAAGGTCATAATAGTCGTAGCCGGGATGGAGGGGGCGCTGGCCTCGATAGTCGGCGGGCTTGTCGCCTGCCCGGTCATAGCCGTGCCGACGTCGGTGGGATACGGCGCTTCGTTCGGAGGGCTCTCGCCGCTTTTGACAATGCTTAACTCATGCGCGCCGGGGGTGTGCGTAATGAACATAGATAACGGTTTCGGCGCCGGATATTTCGCGGGGCTTATAAATAAATGA
- the larC gene encoding nickel pincer cofactor biosynthesis protein LarC translates to MTHPKKILYLDCPSGISGDMFLGSLIDCGLDIRRLASQLRKMKIGVYKLAARKVSRAGVSGVKFDVIYKKHHGHEHTDDKTFKGIVKAIRSSGLSTRVKEMSAAVFTNLAKAESRAHGIPVEKVHFHEVGDIDSVVDIVGACVALEEMEIDEVYSSRLTIAAPAPATAYLLQGIDISVAGAPFELATPTGAALLKTFSRSQIDIPAMKVLRAGFGAGSREIPDRPNLLKAIIGERRTNGDADVVTVLETNIDDMNPQVYGHLIDRLFEAGALDVYITPAIMKKSRPACVLTVLSGPSTAGDLSGIIFEETSTFGIRRHNAERLKLERKIVEVKTKYGNIKVKAGFYKNSLNICSPEYEDCKRIARLKKVPFSAVRREAEAAASRKIKGEKRGFAK, encoded by the coding sequence ATGACCCATCCCAAAAAAATATTATACCTTGATTGCCCGAGCGGGATAAGCGGCGATATGTTCCTGGGATCGCTCATAGATTGCGGCCTCGATATCAGGCGCCTCGCCTCGCAGCTGCGCAAGATGAAGATAGGCGTATATAAATTGGCCGCGCGCAAAGTCTCGCGCGCCGGCGTATCAGGCGTCAAATTCGACGTCATATATAAAAAGCACCACGGGCACGAGCATACCGACGACAAGACATTCAAGGGCATCGTGAAGGCGATAAGGTCATCGGGCCTGTCGACCCGGGTCAAGGAAATGTCAGCCGCCGTTTTCACCAACCTCGCGAAAGCGGAGAGCAGGGCCCACGGGATCCCGGTTGAGAAAGTGCATTTCCACGAGGTCGGAGATATAGATTCCGTCGTGGATATAGTCGGCGCCTGCGTCGCTCTGGAGGAGATGGAAATAGATGAGGTCTATTCTTCACGCCTCACTATCGCCGCTCCCGCTCCCGCGACCGCTTACCTGTTGCAGGGGATAGATATCTCCGTCGCCGGCGCGCCTTTTGAATTGGCCACACCCACAGGCGCCGCGCTCCTTAAGACATTTTCAAGATCGCAGATCGATATACCGGCAATGAAAGTCCTCCGGGCCGGGTTCGGCGCCGGAAGCCGTGAGATCCCGGACAGGCCGAACCTGCTCAAGGCGATAATAGGCGAGAGAAGGACAAACGGCGACGCGGATGTCGTCACGGTATTGGAGACCAACATCGATGATATGAACCCCCAGGTCTACGGGCATCTTATCGACAGGCTCTTTGAGGCGGGGGCGCTGGATGTTTATATCACGCCCGCGATAATGAAAAAATCGCGGCCCGCCTGCGTATTGACGGTCCTCTCCGGGCCCTCGACGGCCGGGGATCTCTCAGGGATCATCTTCGAAGAGACGTCCACATTCGGCATCAGGCGGCATAACGCCGAACGGCTGAAACTTGAACGTAAAATAGTTGAAGTAAAGACAAAATATGGTAATATAAAGGTGAAGGCGGGCTTCTACAAGAACTCGCTTAATATCTGTTCTCCGGAATACGAAGATTGCAAAAGGATCGCGCGGCTCAAAAAGGTTCCTTTTTCGGCCGTCAGGCGCGAGGCCGAGGCCGCAGCGAGCAGGAAGATAAAAGGGGAGAAGCGGGGATTTGCTAAATAA
- a CDS encoding prepilin-type N-terminal cleavage/methylation domain-containing protein codes for MRKGFTLIEIVISLAILAIGLVGILSLFPIGFDSARRSVNSTQVAVFANKHLEELRNTGFPSLGVTSGDFSDPSYTWTQSVSTVDAIDALRQVDLTVSWQYRNRGYQQVFTTYVATR; via the coding sequence ATGAGAAAAGGTTTCACGTTAATAGAGATAGTCATATCGCTCGCGATACTCGCCATAGGGCTGGTGGGCATATTGTCTCTTTTCCCGATAGGCTTTGACTCGGCGAGGCGCTCGGTGAATTCCACGCAGGTAGCGGTCTTTGCCAATAAGCACCTCGAAGAGCTGCGGAACACCGGATTTCCTTCTTTAGGCGTCACGAGCGGGGACTTCTCCGACCCGTCTTATACGTGGACGCAGAGCGTCTCAACCGTAGACGCGATCGACGCATTAAGGCAGGTAGACCTGACGGTAAGCTGGCAATATAGGAACAGGGGTTATCAACAGGTATTCACGACCTATGTGGCGACCAGATAG
- a CDS encoding prepilin-type N-terminal cleavage/methylation domain-containing protein encodes MWRPDRYIRRNSSGLTLVEILVVAVIFSILVTSLFTVFRGGLDSWRKAETILDMYQNARFALDIMEREISSAYLYQESANTAYWTKFEGYLSASGLKTGSAGGEIFFVAPIANNPGNKQDLCEVGYWLRNDNRLMHHFEYFDGSVVPVAYDFSKKADGSGDTGASDAAIASNVTALTFTYYYRGTAGAAPAATVTSWNSGLDALTGATENYDSGGNKLIPDGLPDAVGISITLQSRDGTQTKTFTDFIRVVGAR; translated from the coding sequence ATGTGGCGACCAGATAGATATATAAGAAGGAATAGCTCCGGCCTGACCTTGGTCGAGATCCTCGTCGTGGCCGTCATCTTCTCCATCCTCGTCACCTCCCTGTTTACGGTCTTCAGGGGCGGGCTCGATTCCTGGCGCAAGGCCGAGACGATCCTCGATATGTACCAGAACGCGAGGTTCGCGCTCGACATAATGGAGCGCGAAATATCCTCCGCCTATCTTTACCAGGAGAGCGCCAACACCGCCTATTGGACTAAATTTGAAGGTTATCTCTCCGCGTCAGGCCTAAAGACCGGCTCCGCAGGCGGCGAGATATTTTTCGTCGCGCCGATAGCGAATAATCCGGGCAATAAGCAGGACCTCTGCGAAGTCGGATATTGGCTCAGGAACGATAACCGCCTCATGCACCATTTCGAGTATTTCGACGGAAGCGTAGTGCCGGTCGCCTATGATTTTTCGAAGAAAGCCGACGGCTCCGGCGATACGGGCGCCTCGGATGCCGCCATCGCAAGTAACGTCACGGCGCTTACCTTTACCTATTATTACAGGGGTACCGCCGGCGCCGCGCCGGCCGCGACCGTTACCAGTTGGAATTCGGGCCTTGACGCGCTTACCGGCGCCACCGAGAATTACGATTCCGGCGGCAACAAACTGATACCCGACGGCCTGCCCGACGCGGTGGGGATATCCATAACGCTGCAGAGCAGGGACGGCACGCAGACAAAGACCTTCACGGATTTCATAAGGGTCGTAGGTGCGAGATGA
- a CDS encoding type II secretion system protein GspG, translated as MEKRKSGFTIIELIVVMTIILILAGLITGAAQKAKQQAMIAKARSMIAGIETALGMFQADTGIYPASANLYTNLVSSATGLTTVQAQNWSGPYMNFQTNEINTTAGTILDPWNSAYHYTNTGSASHGYDHYIDIWSNGPNKVDNSGAGDDITNWKR; from the coding sequence ATGGAAAAACGCAAAAGCGGGTTTACGATAATAGAGTTGATAGTCGTCATGACGATCATCCTTATATTGGCGGGCCTCATAACCGGCGCCGCGCAGAAGGCGAAGCAGCAGGCTATGATAGCCAAAGCCAGGTCGATGATAGCAGGCATCGAAACCGCGCTGGGGATGTTCCAGGCGGATACCGGGATCTATCCCGCTTCCGCTAATTTGTATACGAACCTTGTCAGTTCCGCGACCGGCCTTACGACCGTCCAGGCGCAGAATTGGTCCGGGCCTTACATGAATTTCCAGACGAATGAAATAAATACCACCGCCGGCACTATACTCGACCCCTGGAACAGCGCCTACCATTATACTAACACCGGTTCGGCCTCGCACGGTTACGATCATTACATTGATATCTGGTCCAACGGCCCTAATAAAGTGGACAATAGCGGCGCGGGCGACGATATAACCAACTGGAAAAGATAG
- a CDS encoding type II secretion system F family protein, translated as MAIFNYVAIDKDGKEIKGRLEVNSNDEVVTQLRQKGLYPVSVSEEKSKTPAAGAAKDLREGPAPANKGSILNLSLGGVSQKQVTVFTRQLATLIGSGLPLVRALYVLERQEKGALKTTIRGLAEQVEGGSSFSEALSKYPKAFPPLYVNTVKAGETGGVLEVVLTRLAEFAEKSQKLNSRIKAALIYPALVLTLALSVLFFLITFIVPKFMQIFKEMNVELPGPTKVLLFVSSLMKDRWFVGLGIIIFVIVVYTILSRVAATRLVIDRIKLELPVMGPLIRRIAIARFSRTLGTLLSSGVPILQSLMVAKDTTGNEVMARSIVHVHDSVREGETVAKPLLKAGLFPAMAVNMISVGEETGALDQMLLKIADVYDEEVDVTVTGLMSLLEPFLIIGMGLIVGFIVVSMFMPLFNLITALGGNG; from the coding sequence ATGGCAATATTCAATTACGTGGCTATCGACAAGGACGGGAAAGAGATAAAAGGCAGGCTCGAGGTCAACTCTAATGATGAGGTAGTGACCCAGCTCCGCCAAAAAGGGCTCTATCCGGTAAGCGTAAGCGAGGAGAAGTCGAAAACGCCCGCTGCCGGCGCGGCTAAAGACCTGCGTGAGGGCCCTGCCCCGGCTAATAAAGGATCTATACTGAATCTCTCGCTGGGAGGGGTCAGCCAGAAGCAGGTGACCGTTTTTACGCGGCAGCTGGCTACACTTATCGGGTCAGGCCTTCCTCTTGTGCGCGCGCTTTACGTCCTTGAGCGCCAGGAGAAAGGGGCCCTGAAAACGACCATCCGCGGCCTGGCCGAACAGGTAGAAGGCGGCAGTTCTTTTTCCGAAGCGCTCTCGAAATATCCGAAGGCTTTTCCCCCGCTTTATGTAAACACGGTCAAGGCCGGCGAGACCGGCGGCGTCCTTGAAGTCGTCCTGACGCGCCTGGCTGAATTCGCCGAGAAGTCGCAGAAGCTGAACAGCAGGATAAAGGCCGCCCTTATCTATCCCGCCCTTGTCCTGACGTTGGCGCTTTCGGTCTTATTTTTCCTGATAACTTTCATTGTCCCGAAATTCATGCAGATATTCAAAGAGATGAACGTCGAACTGCCGGGTCCGACAAAGGTGCTCCTCTTCGTCAGCAGTTTGATGAAAGACAGATGGTTTGTCGGGCTAGGGATCATCATCTTTGTCATCGTGGTCTATACGATATTGTCCAGGGTAGCGGCGACGAGGCTGGTGATCGACAGGATAAAATTGGAGCTTCCGGTAATGGGGCCGTTGATCCGCAGGATAGCCATCGCGCGTTTCTCGAGGACGCTGGGCACTTTGCTTTCGAGCGGCGTCCCCATCCTGCAGTCGCTTATGGTCGCAAAAGATACGACCGGTAACGAGGTCATGGCGCGCTCGATAGTCCATGTCCACGACAGCGTACGCGAGGGAGAGACTGTGGCCAAGCCGCTCTTAAAGGCCGGTTTGTTCCCGGCGATGGCCGTCAATATGATATCTGTCGGCGAAGAGACCGGCGCCCTCGACCAGATGCTCCTCAAGATCGCGGACGTCTATGATGAAGAGGTGGATGTCACGGTAACGGGCCTTATGTCGTTATTGGAACCTTTCTTGATTATCGGCATGGGCCTGATCGTCGGCTTTATAGTAGTTTCGATGTTCATGCCGCTCTTCAACCTCATAACCGCATTGGGAGGGAATGGTTAA
- the gspE gene encoding type II secretion system ATPase GspE, which produces MAPEKEQQSKQEKFKKIGQMLLEKGLINDHQLEQALEEQKLTGKLLGRILIDMGLVKEEDILQVLGARSGFSVARLKGTKIPKEVIDKVPASVAKIYTIIPVAIDGNQLTVAIADPLNVAAFDDLRFTLGMNIKGVVASDEEIKEEIQKYYGSEGETIQDVLGVFGEKMELLPVGEEATDISTLQELASRAPVIKLLNMILLQGVKEKASDIHFEPFESDYRIRYRVDGVLYEVARPPKNLSLGLSSRIKVMANLDIAERRLPQDGRIMVTIEGKSVDLRISTLPTIFGESVVMRVLDRTTVSLSIDDVGMLEDTKKRIRTLIIKPNGILLATGPTGCGKTTTLYGCMKEINKIEYKVITTEDPVEYDLKGVIQVPINAKIGLTFATSLRHILRQDPDIIMVGEIRDAETAQIAIQASLTGHLVFSTIHTNDAAGTITRLIDMGVEPFLVTSTLEAVLAQRLVRKICQFCKEEYTPEPEMLSDLGIKPEVAKGKKFYRGAGCVKCNNSGYKGRTGIFELLILNDKLRALIIEKAHTALIKEAAIEAGMKTLLNDGLEKVFLGATTLEEVLKEAQTAIL; this is translated from the coding sequence ATGGCCCCGGAAAAAGAACAACAGTCTAAACAGGAAAAATTCAAGAAGATAGGCCAGATGCTTCTCGAGAAAGGCCTTATAAATGACCATCAATTGGAACAGGCCCTCGAGGAACAGAAACTGACCGGTAAACTCCTGGGCCGGATCTTGATCGATATGGGGCTGGTCAAAGAGGAGGATATCCTCCAGGTCCTCGGCGCGCGCTCAGGCTTCTCGGTAGCGAGGCTTAAGGGTACGAAGATCCCGAAGGAGGTCATCGACAAGGTCCCGGCCTCGGTCGCCAAGATATATACTATCATTCCCGTCGCCATCGACGGTAACCAGCTAACCGTCGCTATTGCCGATCCTCTGAATGTGGCTGCCTTCGACGACCTGCGGTTTACCCTCGGGATGAACATCAAGGGCGTCGTAGCCAGCGATGAGGAGATAAAAGAAGAGATACAGAAATATTACGGATCCGAGGGAGAGACTATACAGGACGTCCTCGGCGTGTTCGGCGAAAAGATGGAACTCCTCCCGGTCGGCGAAGAAGCGACGGATATCTCCACGCTGCAGGAGCTCGCTTCCCGCGCCCCGGTCATAAAATTATTGAACATGATATTACTGCAGGGGGTCAAAGAGAAGGCCTCGGACATACATTTTGAGCCGTTCGAATCGGATTACAGGATAAGGTACAGGGTAGACGGCGTCCTCTATGAGGTGGCGCGGCCCCCGAAGAACTTGAGCCTCGGACTTTCGTCGAGGATAAAGGTCATGGCGAACCTCGATATAGCCGAACGCAGGCTTCCCCAGGACGGGCGCATCATGGTCACGATAGAAGGAAAGAGCGTCGACCTCAGGATTTCGACATTGCCGACGATATTCGGAGAGAGCGTCGTCATGAGGGTGCTCGACAGGACGACTGTCAGCCTTTCGATCGACGATGTGGGGATGCTCGAGGATACAAAGAAGAGGATACGCACCCTGATCATCAAGCCCAACGGGATACTCCTCGCTACCGGCCCGACCGGTTGCGGCAAGACGACCACTTTGTACGGCTGCATGAAGGAGATAAACAAGATAGAATATAAGGTCATCACGACCGAGGACCCTGTCGAGTACGACCTTAAAGGCGTAATACAGGTGCCGATAAACGCCAAGATCGGCCTTACCTTCGCGACGTCGCTTCGCCACATCTTAAGGCAGGACCCGGATATAATCATGGTCGGCGAGATCCGCGACGCCGAGACCGCCCAGATAGCCATCCAGGCCTCGCTCACCGGACATCTCGTCTTCTCGACCATACATACCAATGACGCGGCAGGGACGATAACCAGGCTTATAGATATGGGCGTCGAGCCGTTCCTCGTGACCTCGACGCTCGAGGCCGTACTTGCCCAACGCCTCGTCAGGAAGATATGCCAGTTCTGCAAAGAGGAATATACGCCCGAGCCGGAGATGCTATCCGACCTGGGGATAAAGCCTGAAGTCGCGAAGGGGAAGAAGTTCTACAGGGGAGCCGGCTGCGTAAAATGCAATAATTCCGGATATAAAGGAAGGACCGGCATATTTGAGCTCCTTATCCTTAACGACAAGCTCAGGGCCCTGATAATAGAGAAGGCCCATACCGCGTTGATAAAAGAGGCCGCCATAGAGGCCGGCATGAAGACCCTTCTTAACGACGGCCTTGAAAAGGTATTCCTCGGCGCCACTACGCTCGAGGAGGTCCTTAAAGAAGCCCAGACCGCGATCCTTTGA
- a CDS encoding ATPase, T2SS/T4P/T4SS family, whose translation MLNKSRLIAEYVRSIGILEESQVKNVLKSQVESGGRLSDILTGIGFLKIEQLRDLIVQEFSLARSPIFDMEIPFDVLQKVKPNIAYRHRMVPIKYADDVLTVATDDPINLLGQDNLEDLTGCKLNFVLTSETNLSIALEKHYGGSKNILDAVAQKKDSEIAVSFKGAAGEVAKEEEKEEAPIIKLVTQIIAEAVKNRASDIHVEPLEDKFRIRYRIDGVLHEVPGPPKQLQPSIISRLKIMAGMNIAEKRLPQDGRIRIHGAGKDLDLRVSTLPALYGESVVMRILDKSSFMLGLKELGFLHGDADTFERLIHLPYGMLLITGPTGSGKTTTLYASLSYINKPNKKLITIEDPVEYQISGINQVHVKPSIGLTFASGLRTMLRQAPDVIMVGEIRDFETASIAIQAALTGHLLFSTLHTNDAAGAFTRLIDMGVKSYLVSSTVQAVMAQRLVRKICDNCRENYQPSLEELYVLGYKQDDPKASEIKLWRGHGCKNCNYTGYRGRIGIFELLINTDEIREMIIKRLPSPEIRDAARRHGMKLLREDGLSKALEGITTISEVVRITHGYEE comes from the coding sequence TTGCTAAATAAGAGCAGGCTCATAGCCGAATACGTCAGGTCCATAGGGATCCTGGAAGAATCCCAGGTCAAGAACGTCCTTAAGTCACAGGTCGAATCTGGCGGCCGTCTCTCCGACATCCTCACCGGAATAGGTTTTTTAAAGATAGAACAGCTCAGGGACCTCATCGTGCAGGAATTCTCCCTCGCCCGTTCCCCGATCTTCGACATGGAGATACCGTTCGACGTGCTCCAGAAGGTAAAACCGAACATCGCCTACCGGCATAGGATGGTGCCTATTAAATACGCGGACGACGTGCTTACCGTCGCCACCGATGATCCCATAAATCTCCTCGGGCAGGATAATCTCGAAGACTTGACCGGATGTAAATTAAATTTTGTCCTGACCTCGGAGACCAACCTCTCGATCGCGCTCGAAAAACATTACGGGGGCAGCAAGAATATCCTCGATGCGGTCGCGCAGAAAAAGGATTCGGAGATAGCGGTATCTTTCAAGGGAGCGGCCGGAGAGGTCGCCAAGGAAGAGGAGAAAGAGGAAGCCCCGATAATAAAACTGGTCACGCAGATAATCGCCGAGGCCGTAAAGAACCGCGCCTCGGATATCCATGTCGAGCCGCTCGAGGACAAATTCCGGATAAGATACAGGATAGACGGTGTTTTGCACGAAGTGCCGGGCCCGCCCAAACAGCTGCAGCCGTCTATTATAAGCCGCCTGAAGATCATGGCGGGCATGAATATCGCGGAGAAGAGGCTGCCCCAGGACGGCAGGATAAGGATCCATGGCGCGGGAAAGGACCTCGACCTGCGCGTCTCCACGCTCCCCGCTCTTTATGGTGAAAGCGTGGTCATGAGGATCCTAGATAAATCGAGTTTCATGCTGGGCCTTAAGGAATTGGGATTTCTCCACGGGGACGCGGACACGTTTGAAAGGCTGATACATCTCCCTTACGGGATGTTGCTTATAACCGGTCCCACCGGCAGCGGCAAGACGACGACGTTATACGCCTCGCTCAGTTATATCAATAAGCCGAACAAAAAATTAATAACGATCGAGGACCCGGTCGAATACCAGATCTCAGGGATAAACCAGGTCCACGTCAAGCCTTCGATCGGCCTGACTTTCGCTTCCGGCCTCAGGACGATGCTGAGGCAGGCGCCCGACGTCATAATGGTCGGCGAGATACGCGATTTCGAGACGGCGTCTATCGCGATACAGGCGGCCCTGACCGGGCATCTCCTCTTCAGCACGCTCCATACCAACGACGCTGCCGGCGCTTTTACGCGCCTGATAGATATGGGCGTAAAGTCGTATCTGGTGAGCTCTACGGTGCAGGCCGTCATGGCCCAGCGCCTCGTCCGGAAGATATGCGACAACTGCAGGGAAAACTATCAACCGAGCCTCGAGGAATTATATGTGCTAGGCTACAAACAGGACGATCCGAAAGCAAGCGAGATAAAATTATGGCGCGGGCACGGCTGCAAGAACTGCAATTATACGGGCTACCGGGGAAGGATAGGCATTTTCGAGCTTCTTATCAATACCGACGAAATAAGGGAGATGATCATAAAGAGGCTGCCTTCTCCCGAGATCCGGGACGCGGCCCGGAGGCACGGCATGAAACTCCTGCGCGAGGACGGCCTCTCGAAAGCGCTGGAGGGCATAACCACTATATCTGAGGTCGTGCGCATAACGCACGGTTACGAGGAATAA